A region from the Lolium perenne isolate Kyuss_39 chromosome 4, Kyuss_2.0, whole genome shotgun sequence genome encodes:
- the LOC127295714 gene encoding uncharacterized protein, which translates to MDASAGAGSGNAPGAAPGAGAPSCCYYALLGIRKNASSTDIRAAYRRLAMKWHPDRWASDPGATGEAKQRFQRIQEAYSVLSDKGKRAMYDAGLFDPLDDDDQDFSDFMQEMLVMMDSVKNEKPDTLEDLQKMLDDIVNGDGGSRAAASGGSAAGTGGGCGGRVPPEANRRTRVAPYPQPSSRR; encoded by the exons ATGGACGCCTCCGCTGGAGCCGGATCCGGCAATGCCCCCGGCGCCGCCCCCGGCGCCGGCGCGCCGTCCTGCTGCTACTACGCCCTGCTCGGCATCCGCAAGAACGCTTCTTCCACGGACATACGCGCCGCCTACCGGAGGCTCGCCATG AAGTGGCACCCGGATCGGTGGGCGAGCGACCCCGGCGCGACGGGCGAGGCGAAGCAGCGGTTCCAGCGGATCCAGGAGGCCTACTCCG TTTTGTCGGACAAGGGGAAGAGGGCCATGTACGACGCCGGGCTGTTCGACCCCCTCGACGACGACGACCAG GATTTCTCGGACTTCATGCAGgagatgctggtgatgatggacagCGTGAAAAACGAG AAGCCGGACACGCTCGAGGACCTCCAGAAGATGCTGGACGACATAGTGAACGGCGACGGCGGGAGCCGCGCCGCTGCCTCGGGCGGTAGCGCTGCCGGCACCGGCGGTGGCTGCGGCGGTCGCGTGCCGCCGGAGGCCAACCGGAGAACGCGCGTCGCGCCTTACCCGCAGCCGTCGTCGCGCAGGTGA